GTAACGAAAAGCAATTCCATCGCTTGATAGCTGGAAAATGATATCCATCGCTTCTCCTTTATTATTTTGCAAACTCACCGTATATTGATTTGCGGTGTATGAGATTTGTTTTCGTTTCCCTTGCAACATAGTATAACTAGATTGAATAGGTGTGGGCTTAGAAACAGACACTATTTCTAAACCCGTATAAAAATTAGCATCTTCTCTAATAATGCCAAGTTCCGATGTATTGATAACCACCTTATCTTTAAAGAAGACCTTATAAGAAGGCGTATTTTCTGAATTTAGATTAAATTCGATTTTTACTGTTTTATCTGAATTGACAAAATAATAAGCAGTTGGTTTCAGTACGAAAGAGGTCAATGAAACGAACAACAAAGACAAGAAAATTATATTTTTCATTTTTAAGTGTTTTATTTACACTTACAAGAATACGAAAATAAATTTATATATAAAACGATGTAATAAAAATAGTATGGTAGTGGGAATTAAATATATAAAGGTGACTTAACCTGAATTTTGACTGTGTTCCATAGAAAATTGGAATTAGAAAATTATTGAGAAAAATTTAAATTTAGCCTAAAATTTAGAAAAGTATAAAACCAAAAAAACCGCTTCTTTCGAAGCGGTTTTTGTACCCGGAGCCGGAGTCACACCCTATCATTTCAGCAAAATCACAAAACCTTATAAACATTGACAAAAATTAATTAAAATCTTTGTTTTCAGTACTTAACGCACACATTAAAACTCAAAAACTATCTAATAAAGACTAACGAAGTTGAAGCATTATCAATAATTGTCGGGCAATAATCGGGCAAATTTGTAAATTGAATATTTAAATTTATTATCTTTGTTTTGTTCAAACAATTAAATGTTTAAGAAAATGGCAACAGTACAATTTAGAATAAGAAGCAAGGCAAACAAAAACGTACCAGTAAAAGTGCGTCTTTTAAATGGTAAAAATACCGACTTAGAGCTAAATACAGGGTTTACTATTAACCCAACAGACTGGAGCGAAACAACAAATCGTCCAAAACAAAACAATGCTGGAAACAAGCAAATTTTTAGCGACCTAAAAAAACTAGAATCATTCATTTTTGAACAACTCAACAAAGATCTAGGAAACGGAATATTAATAGATTCCTACTGGCTAGAAAATACGATTAAAGAATGTTTTAAACGTGTTGAGAAAACAGATGCAGGATTAATGATCAATCACATTCAGCATATAATAGACAGTGCCTCCACACGTAAAGTAAAAGGCCGAAAGAATCTGGGTTTATCAAAAAGCAGAATCAATAGTTATATTAATTCTAAAAATATTTTGACTGAATATCAAAAACACATAAAAAAACAAATACACTTTCTAGACATTAATAAATCATTTATAGACAAATTCTCTAACTGGTTAATAAATGACAAAAAGTACTCTATAAATCATTCGGGCGATCAGATTAAGAACCTAAAAGCAGTATGTTCAGACGCCGAAAAAGACAACATCACAGTAAACCACTACGTCAAAAATATTGAGGTTTTTTCTGAAAGCAATGAAGATAGATTTATAGTAACACTATCCTTTGCAGAGTTAGAGCAAATAAGAACATGCGAAGAGATTAAGACAGCTGCATTAATAAACGCCCGTAACTGGATGTTGCTAGGATGTGAAATTGGACAAAGAGGCGGAGATTTACTCAATATTACAAAAGATAATATTCGTTATAATAAGGGAAATATGTATTTGGACTTAATACAGCAAAAAACAAATAAAAAAGTAACCATTGGAATAGTAAACCCTCACATTATCGATATTATAGAAAATCATTTCCCTTATCCAATAAGCACACAAAAACTAAATGTACATATTAAAAAAGTTTGTGAACTTGCCAAAATAGATGAGAGGGTTGAAGGAAAAAAATGGGACGAAGAGACTAAACGAAAAAAATTAGATTTTTACCCTAAATACGAACTGGTTACAAACCATAGTTTCAGAAGATCTTTTGCAACTAATTACTATAAAAAGATGCAGACTTCCATACTAATAGGCATAACAGGACATTCGAAGGAGAGTTTATTTTTGCAATACATAAATGAACGTGAAGACAAAGATGCAAATGCAGATTTATTTATAAAAATGTGGGAAATAATGAATAAGGAAGCAGAGGAAAAAGACGAAGACAAACCATCACAACTGAATGTAGTATGAACAAAATCCAATCAGTTTTTAAAATAGTAGAAAAGAAAATTAATTCTCGATAAATTGATATATCAAGTAGTAAATACCTTTCTTGACATATGTAAATGGCAATACCAATGAAGGAATGTTTTTAGAATATATAGGCAAGAAACATAATTAATTATGCTTTGCGACCAGTAGAAATTTGGACTTAGAAATCAAAAAAAGTTAAAGAAGTTAAATTAACTTTGCTCAAATCGGATACTGTATCTTAATAAATAAACTTGTGAAAACAGAAATAAACAAAGTAAAAGAGGTATTACAGGAGATTCTAAATTCTTTTGATGATGAAGGCTTAGATAATAAAATAAGCTTACTTGAAGAAGGTGTAGCCGAATTTTTTGTTGCAAATAGAGAAAATACGAACTTTTTTGCGACCTTTCTAAATAACTTTATACTTAAACCTATTGCAAAACAAATAGAAATTCTGGAGGCGCAACTTCCATCGTCAAGTAGAACACAAAAGGCCAGAAGAGAGATTCAACTCAAAATTATAGATAGATTTAAAAGTCTGCTTATAATTTTTTTTAATGACTATCATAAGTATTTACAAGGGTTTAGTGAATACGATAAATTTATTAAGCAAAATACTAAAAAAAAGGCTTATAAAAGAGATAGTTTATTATCAACTAGCTTTGGTGAATTATTAGAATTTTACTCAGTTCAATATTTTAAGAAAGTTGTAGATACAGTTTTTGATAATACCTTTATTTATTTTAAAGAAATTTTTGAGGATTCTAAACAAATTGAAAATTCAAAGCAAGAAATTCTATTGTTTGTCAAGCAATTGGAAGAAACTATTGATTCCTTAAGAGTAATAATAGCAAATAAAGAAAGTAAGCTTGACGAAGTTTTAAAAGAGGAAACTCCATATGGGACGAAAGAATATGAAATGGAAAACGGAGAACTAATTACTGTTGAATTATTAGACGGATATGTTTCTGATATAATAGAAAGGAGTGATATTATTATGAAAAATAAATATCAACAAACTATATTAAAGAAGCTTTCTGATAAGTTGTATAGTTCTTTTCTTTTTTTACAAGAATTTAAGCCATCTAAAGAAAGCCCTACAACAGTTTTTCATAGCCTAAAATTTGAAGAATTGAACTCCTTTTGTGAAGAGTTAAGGGATTTTATCGGTATGCAAGTAAAACTGGAAACAATAAAAGAGGTTTTTACAGTTGGATATCCGATAGATAATCCTAAAATAAACTTAATTAATGGGACACTAAACGATTTTGGTTTTCTAATTTCAAAAATGAGACCCTACTTTATAGACTCGATTAAAACCAAATCAAATTATGCTCAATGGTGGTCAGAACGTTTTACTTTTAATCTTATAGAAAAAGATAAAAAAAATGTTTCAAATATGATTTCAAATATGGAAAAAGGGACTCGATTTCCTTCAAAAAAACAATCAATATTTAAAATCATCGAAAGTTTAAACCCTATCCCACAATAATCCCACATTAATTTTAAGAAAACCTTCTTAAGCCTTGTATTTACTCAATAATCAACTGAGTAATACAGGGCTTTGTTTTTTCTATCCCACAATGCCCACACTTGATTTGTCTTATAAAATTTAAAACAAATTAATATGAGAGAATCAAGTTTAAATCAGTTTAATACTGACCAGTTACAACCAGAAGCCATTCAAGCATTGGTAGCTCAAGTACACGAGCTTTCTGCAAACCTTCAACCAAAACAACCCGAAGAGTATTTAACCCGACAAGATGTTGCAAAACTTCTTAAGGTTAACATCTCAACCGTGAGTAATTGGAAAAATGATGGTGTTATTAATGCCTATGGCATTGGAGGAAGAGTCTACTATAAGAGAAGCGAGATTGACAAAGCAATGATTAAAATTAATTAGTCATTGCTATGGAAATTAACACAATAAAAGGTAGTTACTATGTGTACCTACCAACAAAGCTGTACAGTAAAATTGTGGA
The Flavobacterium sp. WC2421 genome window above contains:
- a CDS encoding phage integrase SAM-like domain-containing protein, with translation MATVQFRIRSKANKNVPVKVRLLNGKNTDLELNTGFTINPTDWSETTNRPKQNNAGNKQIFSDLKKLESFIFEQLNKDLGNGILIDSYWLENTIKECFKRVEKTDAGLMINHIQHIIDSASTRKVKGRKNLGLSKSRINSYINSKNILTEYQKHIKKQIHFLDINKSFIDKFSNWLINDKKYSINHSGDQIKNLKAVCSDAEKDNITVNHYVKNIEVFSESNEDRFIVTLSFAELEQIRTCEEIKTAALINARNWMLLGCEIGQRGGDLLNITKDNIRYNKGNMYLDLIQQKTNKKVTIGIVNPHIIDIIENHFPYPISTQKLNVHIKKVCELAKIDERVEGKKWDEETKRKKLDFYPKYELVTNHSFRRSFATNYYKKMQTSILIGITGHSKESLFLQYINEREDKDANADLFIKMWEIMNKEAEEKDEDKPSQLNVV
- a CDS encoding helix-turn-helix domain-containing protein, whose protein sequence is MRESSLNQFNTDQLQPEAIQALVAQVHELSANLQPKQPEEYLTRQDVAKLLKVNISTVSNWKNDGVINAYGIGGRVYYKRSEIDKAMIKIN